A window of the Rhodoluna limnophila genome harbors these coding sequences:
- a CDS encoding DUF3043 domain-containing protein: MTEQKKSVEPKGRPTPSRKEREALNRKPLVGDRSPEARAAAKARLKEERLRAREGMARGDEKYLSARDRGPQRAFVRDYVDSRFTAGEMVMPTLFLVIIISAIDSYIVQLTTLVAMWLLFIVVGVNATLIGRGATKELAEKYGADKVESGLRWYAAMRSIQMRPMRLPKARVKRGRKK; this comes from the coding sequence ATGACCGAGCAAAAGAAATCTGTCGAGCCAAAGGGGCGCCCTACCCCGAGCCGTAAAGAACGCGAAGCGCTAAACCGCAAGCCACTGGTTGGCGACCGAAGCCCAGAGGCTCGTGCCGCTGCCAAGGCTCGCCTGAAAGAAGAACGTCTGCGTGCACGCGAGGGTATGGCTAGAGGCGACGAGAAGTACCTAAGTGCTCGCGACCGTGGACCACAGCGCGCTTTTGTGCGTGACTACGTGGACTCAAGATTCACTGCCGGCGAAATGGTTATGCCGACGCTGTTCTTGGTAATTATCATCTCGGCCATCGACAGCTACATCGTTCAGCTGACCACACTGGTTGCCATGTGGTTGTTGTTCATTGTTGTAGGTGTTAATGCAACTTTGATCGGCCGCGGAGCTACCAAGGAACTTGCCGAAAAGTATGGAGCCGACAAGGTAGAGTCAGGCCTTCGCTGGTACGCCGCGATGCGCTCGATTCAGATGCGCCCAATGCGCTTGCCAAAAGCCCGTGTCAAGCGTGGACGGAAGAAGTAG
- a CDS encoding cytochrome c oxidase subunit 4, giving the protein MKFNGNLFWFLTVFYFVDAIGYAIWWYNTNGGYEPIGTAAIAMLGFMSAFLAFYIKKTYKVQGPVPEDRLDANIEDGDSELGYFAPWSWWPLFLGLFASMAFAALAVGWWLFFIAFPLCLVAIIGFVFERSRGLNAH; this is encoded by the coding sequence ATGAAGTTCAACGGAAACCTGTTCTGGTTCCTAACCGTCTTCTACTTTGTAGATGCAATCGGTTATGCCATCTGGTGGTACAACACCAATGGTGGGTACGAGCCAATTGGTACCGCGGCTATCGCGATGCTTGGCTTTATGTCGGCATTCTTGGCTTTCTACATCAAGAAGACCTACAAGGTTCAGGGGCCGGTTCCTGAGGACCGCCTAGACGCAAACATTGAAGATGGTGACTCTGAGCTTGGCTACTTTGCCCCATGGAGCTGGTGGCCACTATTCCTTGGTCTATTCGCATCGATGGCTTTCGCAGCATTGGCTGTGGGCTGGTGGCTATTCTTCATCGCCTTCCCACTCTGCTTGGTTGCCATCATCGGTTTCGTATTCGAACGCAGCCGCGGTCTAAACGCCCACTAA
- a CDS encoding dipeptidase yields the protein MTPVPDSEFSRFAQDSASSVDNRFEATLTSLMELAKVPGIAWEAFDSSHLDTSAQMVSDLFRNLNIFDFVEVRRSAVDGKPGAPAVIARRAAKNGKPQVLLYAHHDVQPPGNSDEWKTNPFDPVRTEDRIFGRGVADDKAGIVAHLAALQALVDSEGKDFDLGISLFIEGEEEAGSPTFRNFLEENQADLAADVIIVADSGNWTTEVPALTTTLRGLVSVVVQVKTLDHAVHSGMYGGAVPDAMLAMIKLLASLHDDQGDVAVTGLKSAQTDELAYSEDSLRQDSGLLPKTQTIGSGGILQRIWGKPAITVIGIDGQTVALSSNTLLPSVRAKISMRIAPGQDPAEALNLLKAHLLSHTPFGAELSFGEVELGKPFDMDDSGWAAQLVKKSLAHGWREAPVNIGIGGSIPFIADLTEVFPAAQILVTGVEDPDSRAHSPNESVHIESLRKAMVSEAIFLLAGNELEL from the coding sequence ATGACCCCAGTGCCAGACTCAGAATTCAGCCGATTTGCCCAAGATTCGGCCTCCAGTGTCGACAACCGCTTCGAGGCCACGCTTACCTCGCTGATGGAGCTAGCCAAGGTGCCGGGAATCGCCTGGGAGGCCTTTGATAGTTCACATCTTGATACCAGCGCTCAAATGGTTTCGGATTTGTTCAGAAACCTAAATATTTTTGACTTTGTCGAGGTTAGAAGATCCGCAGTTGACGGAAAACCCGGCGCACCGGCTGTTATTGCCAGACGAGCTGCCAAAAACGGCAAACCCCAGGTGCTCCTCTATGCCCATCACGATGTTCAGCCGCCGGGCAACAGCGATGAGTGGAAAACCAACCCATTCGATCCGGTAAGGACAGAGGATCGAATTTTTGGCAGGGGAGTGGCTGACGACAAGGCGGGCATTGTTGCCCACCTGGCAGCGCTGCAGGCCCTAGTCGATTCAGAGGGTAAAGACTTCGACCTCGGTATTTCACTCTTCATTGAGGGCGAGGAGGAGGCCGGTTCGCCCACCTTTAGAAACTTTCTCGAAGAAAACCAAGCTGATCTAGCCGCTGATGTAATCATCGTTGCTGACTCTGGAAACTGGACCACCGAAGTACCAGCCCTGACCACGACCCTCCGAGGATTAGTTTCGGTGGTTGTTCAGGTTAAGACCCTGGATCATGCCGTGCACTCGGGGATGTATGGGGGAGCCGTGCCCGACGCGATGTTGGCCATGATCAAATTGCTGGCCAGCCTGCACGATGATCAGGGCGACGTAGCGGTTACGGGGCTAAAATCAGCCCAAACCGACGAACTTGCCTATTCCGAGGATTCACTGAGGCAGGACTCAGGGCTTTTGCCAAAAACTCAAACAATCGGATCTGGCGGCATCCTGCAGAGAATTTGGGGCAAGCCGGCCATCACTGTAATCGGAATCGACGGGCAAACCGTCGCCCTGTCATCGAACACCCTCTTACCGAGTGTGAGGGCCAAAATCAGCATGAGAATAGCACCGGGGCAAGATCCGGCCGAGGCGCTGAACCTCCTAAAAGCTCATCTGCTAAGTCACACGCCGTTTGGTGCTGAGCTTTCATTTGGTGAAGTTGAATTGGGCAAGCCTTTCGACATGGATGATTCAGGCTGGGCAGCGCAATTGGTCAAGAAATCTTTGGCTCACGGATGGCGTGAGGCTCCGGTGAACATTGGCATCGGTGGCTCAATTCCGTTCATCGCAGACTTGACCGAGGTATTTCCGGCCGCCCAAATTCTGGTTACCGGAGTTGAGGACCCCGATTCGCGAGCTCACAGCCCTAACGAATCCGTTCACATTGAAAGCCTAAGAAAAGCCATGGTTTCTGAGGCGATTTTCCTGCTCGCAGGGAATGAACTAGAGCTCTGA
- the coxB gene encoding cytochrome c oxidase subunit II, with protein MLLLSGCTPQEFQRGLLPGETGVTNHTERIVGLWTTSWIVLWIVGGIAWALMFWAIIVYRRRKGDTAPPSQLRYNNPIETMFTVVPLIITIGFFAFTARDMAAIEAPVANPDVEIEVIGKQWSWDFNYVDGNVYDSGVQSDFDGEEGAEAKLPTLYLPVNKSVKIDLSARDVIHSFWVIDFLYKKDMFPGRTNTMYFTPQVEGTYQGKCAELCGEYHSLMLFNVKVVSQAEYDAHLADLAAAGNVGQLDETYDRNQNLPGDNPEIRG; from the coding sequence ATGTTGCTCCTCAGTGGCTGTACTCCTCAGGAGTTCCAGCGTGGTCTACTGCCGGGTGAAACCGGTGTAACCAACCACACCGAGCGCATTGTTGGTCTCTGGACCACATCATGGATTGTCCTATGGATCGTCGGTGGTATTGCTTGGGCTCTGATGTTCTGGGCAATCATCGTCTACCGTCGCCGCAAGGGAGACACCGCACCACCTTCGCAGCTTCGTTACAACAACCCGATTGAGACCATGTTCACCGTGGTCCCGCTAATCATCACCATCGGATTCTTTGCCTTCACCGCCCGCGACATGGCAGCCATCGAGGCACCGGTCGCAAACCCGGACGTAGAAATCGAAGTTATCGGTAAGCAGTGGAGCTGGGACTTCAACTACGTTGACGGCAACGTTTACGACTCTGGTGTTCAGTCTGACTTCGATGGCGAAGAGGGGGCTGAAGCAAAGCTTCCAACCTTGTACCTGCCAGTCAACAAGTCAGTCAAGATTGACCTTTCTGCTCGCGACGTAATCCACTCTTTCTGGGTAATCGATTTCCTTTACAAGAAGGACATGTTCCCGGGTCGCACCAACACCATGTACTTCACCCCTCAGGTTGAGGGAACCTACCAGGGTAAGTGTGCTGAGCTCTGTGGTGAGTACCACTCATTGATGTTGTTCAACGTCAAGGTTGTCTCACAGGCCGAGTATGACGCTCACCTTGCTGACCTAGCTGCAGCCGGCAATGTCGGTCAGCTGGATGAAACCTACGACCGCAACCAGAACCTTCCGGGCGACAACCCAGAGATCAGAGGATAA
- a CDS encoding cytochrome b produces MSNAVAAPKKGGFLAGTANYLDERVGVAGILKEFGRKVFPDHWSFMLGEVALYSFLVLLLSGTFLTFFFQPAMTPVIYDGVYGPLKGAEMSIAYASTLDISFEVRGGLLMRQVHHWSALLFVAAAGLHMLRVFFTGAFRKPREINWVVGFVLFVLGMAGGFTGYSLPDDLLSGNGLRIIDGMIKGLPVIGAYTSSLLFGGEFPGEEIIARLYGLHILLVPALILVFIVIHLFMVVIHKHTHYSGPGRKDSNVVGYPLMPVYVAKAGGFFFIVFGVIMLISATFTINPVWNFGAYDPSPVSAGTQPDWYIGWLDGALRLAPTGLEFIIGGNTWAFNILLPMIVGVGFLIVVAVYPFIEAWVTGDKREHHVLDRPRNAPTRTAIGAAGVVFYAVLWAGAATDLIATNFKMSLNQVLTSMQILLIVGPILAYIITKRTCLSLQRKDREIVLHGRETGRIVRLPHGEYIEVHEPLDEFEQWKLVDFKDYAPTLARPNAAGKITIGARIRAGLSRFYFEDRIAPVTQSELDAAHHDHAPAVEEKPKKAVAAKKTPAKK; encoded by the coding sequence ATGAGTAACGCAGTTGCAGCACCTAAAAAGGGTGGATTTCTTGCGGGCACCGCTAACTACCTAGACGAACGCGTCGGCGTAGCAGGCATCCTGAAAGAATTCGGCCGCAAGGTTTTCCCTGACCACTGGTCGTTCATGCTGGGTGAAGTTGCCCTATACAGCTTCCTTGTGTTGCTGTTGTCAGGTACTTTCTTGACCTTCTTCTTCCAACCGGCCATGACTCCGGTTATTTACGATGGCGTCTACGGACCCCTCAAGGGTGCCGAGATGTCGATCGCTTATGCATCGACCCTGGACATTTCGTTTGAGGTTCGTGGCGGTCTATTGATGCGCCAGGTTCACCACTGGTCAGCTCTACTATTCGTAGCTGCTGCCGGTCTGCACATGCTCCGCGTGTTCTTCACCGGTGCATTCCGCAAGCCTCGTGAAATCAACTGGGTAGTCGGTTTCGTACTTTTCGTTTTGGGTATGGCTGGTGGATTCACCGGATACTCACTCCCTGATGACCTTCTTTCAGGTAACGGTCTTCGCATCATCGATGGAATGATCAAGGGCCTACCGGTCATCGGCGCCTACACCTCTTCACTTCTATTCGGTGGCGAGTTCCCAGGCGAAGAAATCATCGCGCGCCTCTACGGTCTGCACATTCTTCTGGTTCCAGCACTGATTTTGGTGTTCATCGTGATTCACCTCTTCATGGTGGTTATTCACAAGCACACCCACTACTCAGGCCCTGGACGTAAGGACAGCAACGTTGTTGGTTACCCGCTAATGCCTGTTTACGTGGCAAAGGCTGGTGGATTCTTCTTCATCGTGTTCGGTGTAATCATGCTGATCTCAGCAACCTTCACCATCAACCCGGTTTGGAACTTCGGTGCCTACGACCCGTCTCCAGTTTCAGCTGGTACCCAGCCTGACTGGTACATTGGTTGGCTGGACGGTGCCCTACGCTTGGCACCTACCGGACTTGAATTCATCATTGGTGGAAACACTTGGGCATTCAACATTCTGCTGCCGATGATCGTTGGCGTTGGCTTCTTGATTGTCGTAGCCGTCTACCCGTTCATCGAAGCCTGGGTAACCGGAGACAAGCGCGAACACCACGTGCTTGACCGCCCACGCAACGCTCCAACCCGTACCGCTATCGGTGCAGCTGGTGTGGTCTTCTACGCAGTCCTCTGGGCTGGCGCAGCAACCGACTTGATTGCGACCAACTTCAAGATGTCACTAAACCAGGTTCTAACCTCGATGCAGATTCTGCTCATCGTAGGCCCGATCTTGGCTTACATCATTACCAAGCGCACCTGTCTATCGCTACAGCGTAAGGACCGCGAAATTGTTCTTCACGGTCGCGAAACCGGTCGAATCGTGCGCTTGCCACACGGTGAGTACATTGAGGTCCACGAGCCTCTAGATGAGTTTGAGCAGTGGAAGCTGGTCGACTTCAAGGACTACGCTCCAACCTTGGCCCGCCCGAACGCTGCCGGAAAGATCACCATCGGTGCTCGAATCCGTGCAGGTCTGTCACGCTTCTACTTCGAGGACCGCATCGCGCCGGTAACTCAGAGTGAGCTTGACGCAGCACACCACGACCACGCACCTGCGGTTGAGGAAAAGCCTAAGAAGGCTGTAGCTGCGAAGAAAACCCCAGCGAAGAAGTAA
- the ctaD gene encoding cytochrome c oxidase subunit I — MATATATKPAYGTSKKTKGQILVDWLTTTDHKKIGYLYLITSFAYFLIGGVMALVIRAQLAAPGLDIVQTKEQYNQLFTMHGTIMLLMFATPLFAAFANILMPVQIGAPDVAFPRLNAIAYWFYFFGSFVAVAGFFTPQGAASFGWFAYAPLNSTTFSPGLGGDLWVFGLALSGFGTIMGGVNFITTILTMRAPGMTMFRLPIFVWNTLVTSILVIMCFPPLAAALFALGADRRFDAHIFDPANGGPMLWQHLFWFFGHPEVYILALPFFGIISEIFPVFSRKPIFGYKTLVYATIAIAALSMTVWAHHMYVTGSVLLPFFAFTTMLIAVPTGVKIFNWIGTFWKGSVSFETPMLYALGFLTTFIFGGLTGVILASPALDFHLSDSYFVVAHFHYVVFGTVVFAMFAGIYFWYPKMTGKMLNERLGKIQFWLLFTGFHVTFLIQHWLGIIGMPRRYATYLPEDGFTWMNGVSTAGSALLALSIIPFLWNIYITARKGEKTTLNDPWGYGRSLEWATATPFPRHNFTSIPRVRSESPAFDLNHPEFAAPEAKASAAPKK; from the coding sequence ATGGCTACCGCAACTGCAACCAAGCCGGCCTACGGAACTTCTAAGAAGACCAAGGGACAGATCCTGGTCGACTGGCTAACCACAACCGACCACAAGAAGATCGGTTACCTGTACCTAATTACCTCGTTCGCATACTTCCTTATCGGTGGTGTGATGGCGTTGGTAATTCGTGCCCAGCTGGCTGCTCCAGGTCTTGACATCGTTCAGACCAAAGAGCAGTACAACCAGTTGTTCACCATGCACGGAACCATCATGTTGCTGATGTTCGCGACCCCATTGTTCGCGGCATTCGCCAACATCTTGATGCCAGTTCAGATCGGTGCTCCAGACGTGGCATTCCCTCGTCTAAACGCCATCGCCTACTGGTTCTACTTCTTCGGTTCATTCGTAGCTGTTGCTGGTTTCTTCACCCCACAGGGTGCAGCAAGCTTCGGTTGGTTTGCCTACGCTCCGCTAAACAGCACCACATTCTCGCCCGGTCTAGGTGGCGACCTCTGGGTTTTCGGTCTTGCACTTAGCGGTTTCGGAACCATCATGGGTGGTGTCAACTTCATCACCACGATTTTGACCATGCGTGCTCCTGGTATGACCATGTTCCGTTTGCCAATTTTCGTTTGGAACACTCTGGTTACCTCGATTCTGGTCATCATGTGTTTCCCTCCTCTAGCTGCTGCACTTTTTGCACTAGGTGCCGATCGTCGTTTCGATGCTCACATCTTCGACCCGGCTAACGGTGGACCAATGCTTTGGCAGCACCTGTTCTGGTTCTTCGGCCACCCAGAGGTTTACATCCTTGCGTTGCCGTTCTTCGGAATCATTTCTGAGATCTTCCCGGTCTTCAGCCGCAAACCAATCTTTGGTTACAAAACCTTGGTTTACGCAACCATCGCTATTGCTGCGCTGTCGATGACTGTTTGGGCTCACCACATGTACGTGACCGGTTCGGTGCTACTACCGTTCTTCGCGTTCACCACCATGCTTATCGCAGTGCCTACCGGTGTAAAGATCTTCAACTGGATTGGTACCTTCTGGAAGGGCTCAGTCTCGTTCGAAACCCCAATGCTTTACGCTCTGGGCTTCTTGACCACCTTCATCTTCGGTGGTTTGACCGGTGTAATTCTTGCTTCACCAGCATTGGACTTCCACTTGTCTGACAGCTACTTCGTGGTCGCTCACTTCCACTACGTAGTATTCGGTACCGTTGTGTTCGCAATGTTTGCCGGTATCTACTTCTGGTACCCAAAGATGACCGGAAAGATGCTGAACGAGCGCCTCGGAAAGATCCAGTTCTGGCTTTTGTTCACCGGCTTCCACGTGACCTTCTTGATTCAGCACTGGTTGGGCATCATCGGTATGCCACGCCGTTACGCGACCTACCTGCCTGAAGACGGCTTCACCTGGATGAACGGCGTTTCAACTGCTGGTTCAGCACTGTTGGCTCTCTCGATCATTCCATTCCTTTGGAACATCTACATCACCGCTCGTAAGGGTGAAAAGACCACCCTCAACGACCCATGGGGCTACGGACGCTCACTTGAGTGGGCTACAGCTACTCCGTTCCCACGCCACAACTTCACCTCGATTCCACGTGTGCGTTCAGAGTCTCCAGCATTCGACTTGAACCACCCAGAGTTCGCAGCACCTGAGGCCAAGGCTTCTGCTGCACCAAAGAAGTAA
- the erpA gene encoding iron-sulfur cluster insertion protein ErpA — MTQTLETGVTLTEQAQDKVRTLISAEGRDDLRLRVAVQPGGCSGLIYQLYFDEQLAEGDVVSEFNGVEVVVDKMSVPYLDGASIDFEDTIQKQGFTIDNPNAAGSCACGDSFN, encoded by the coding sequence ATGACTCAGACTCTAGAAACCGGCGTAACTCTTACCGAGCAGGCTCAGGACAAGGTTCGCACTCTCATTTCTGCTGAGGGTCGCGACGACCTGCGTTTGCGCGTAGCGGTCCAGCCTGGAGGTTGTTCAGGACTGATTTACCAGCTTTACTTTGACGAGCAGTTGGCCGAAGGTGACGTCGTATCGGAGTTCAACGGTGTAGAAGTTGTCGTCGACAAGATGAGTGTTCCTTACCTCGACGGAGCTTCGATTGACTTCGAAGACACCATCCAGAAGCAGGGTTTCACCATAGACAACCCAAATGCAGCTGGTTCATGTGCCTGCGGAGATTCATTCAACTAG
- a CDS encoding TipAS antibiotic-recognition domain-containing protein codes for MTFEPTASSHHASLHTNQEQYNEYKRGHDHIAQNIAALMVEGNSADSEAIQEWIGKHYAYVCQFWTPSRVAYKSLALTYTMDPAFKATYEAYEPGLALFIQRAIYYWADANLA; via the coding sequence GTGACTTTCGAACCAACAGCCAGCTCGCACCACGCGAGTCTGCACACCAACCAAGAGCAATACAACGAGTACAAGCGCGGCCATGATCACATAGCCCAGAACATCGCAGCTCTCATGGTTGAAGGCAATTCAGCTGATTCTGAAGCTATTCAGGAGTGGATTGGAAAGCACTACGCATACGTCTGCCAGTTCTGGACTCCGAGTAGAGTGGCCTACAAATCTCTGGCCCTAACCTACACAATGGATCCGGCATTCAAGGCGACGTACGAGGCCTATGAACCTGGGTTGGCATTGTTCATCCAACGGGCTATTTACTACTGGGCAGACGCCAACCTCGCCTGA
- a CDS encoding quinone-dependent dihydroorotate dehydrogenase has product MYRLIFKLFFARLDAEQAHHIGMFGIRFAGAIGLTKLARVRTSGRGSVQAFGLHFDAPFGVAAGFDKNAVAIKALGELGFSHVEIGTVTAIPQGGNEKPRLFRLIPDRALINRMGFNNDGAQAVANRLEKLRNRHGSNLPVIGVNIGKSRVVEVEQAESDYRASARLLAPHADYLAVNVSSPNTPGLRSLQSVEALEPILNAVLEEAGSTPVLVKIAPDLADEDIAAVADLAFDLGLAGVIATNTTISRDGLKTNPNIVAAAGAGGLSGAPLKARSLEVLRLLRARLNGRVAIISVGGIETAAEAQERLDNGATLVQGYTGFIYEGPLWARRINRELTR; this is encoded by the coding sequence CTGTATCGCCTAATTTTTAAACTTTTCTTCGCTCGTCTAGATGCTGAGCAAGCTCACCACATCGGAATGTTTGGCATTCGGTTTGCGGGTGCCATTGGGCTCACAAAGTTGGCTCGGGTTCGCACCAGCGGTCGCGGATCAGTGCAGGCTTTTGGTCTTCACTTCGATGCTCCATTTGGTGTAGCCGCTGGCTTTGACAAAAATGCAGTGGCTATTAAAGCTCTCGGAGAGCTTGGGTTCTCTCACGTTGAAATCGGCACCGTAACGGCAATTCCTCAGGGTGGCAACGAGAAACCACGCCTGTTTCGCTTGATTCCTGACCGTGCCCTGATTAACCGCATGGGCTTTAACAACGATGGCGCTCAGGCAGTGGCCAATCGGTTAGAAAAGCTCAGGAACCGTCACGGATCAAACCTGCCGGTTATCGGCGTCAACATCGGCAAAAGTCGCGTGGTTGAGGTTGAGCAGGCAGAGTCTGACTATCGTGCAAGCGCTCGATTGTTAGCCCCGCATGCCGACTATTTGGCAGTGAACGTTTCATCACCAAATACGCCAGGCCTGCGTTCACTGCAATCGGTTGAGGCCTTGGAGCCAATCCTCAATGCCGTTCTAGAAGAAGCCGGAAGCACCCCGGTCCTAGTCAAGATTGCCCCAGATCTTGCTGACGAAGATATCGCTGCAGTTGCTGATTTGGCATTTGACCTCGGGTTGGCCGGTGTGATTGCAACCAACACAACAATTTCTCGCGATGGCCTCAAAACTAACCCCAACATCGTCGCTGCAGCTGGCGCCGGAGGGCTTTCGGGCGCTCCGCTCAAGGCAAGATCGCTCGAGGTGCTCCGTTTGCTTAGGGCTCGCCTAAATGGCCGGGTTGCCATTATTTCTGTTGGCGGAATCGAAACCGCGGCTGAAGCGCAAGAACGCTTGGATAACGGTGCAACCCTAGTCCAGGGTTACACAGGGTTTATTTACGAGGGTCCGCTCTGGGCAAGGCGAATCAACCGCGAACTAACTCGCTAA